One Bacteriovorax sp. PP10 DNA window includes the following coding sequences:
- a CDS encoding retron St85 family effector protein translates to MLDRLRAPKSALFKSVIELKTCIAADGVLTPQLEPLIFFVCGASRFCSISKKNVPSFRREDLINFLETNFKNTHPFLAEKVFEKLQEKQKRKNIYDLEKELFELSDFVIIVLESNSSFCELGAFSHRIELRKKLIVINDKKFIDSKSFINTGPLDLIMDEDRDEERVLWYKMSNTDYAADSIGDTYEDLEKLVNGIKGKNRQKIILNHASMSKRQMLFLCDLITLCGPIRNKEIIEILKIVFGNHDFINFTTMLALLETVGLISYDEKELYYSKVENLFFEYRGLKIASFKSAFRLNALRELRL, encoded by the coding sequence ATGCTTGATCGTTTAAGGGCGCCTAAGAGCGCCCTTTTTAAATCAGTAATCGAATTAAAAACATGTATCGCTGCTGATGGCGTGTTGACTCCTCAGTTAGAGCCGCTCATTTTTTTTGTGTGTGGTGCAAGTCGTTTTTGTTCTATTAGTAAAAAGAATGTTCCTTCCTTTAGAAGAGAAGATTTAATTAATTTTCTAGAAACTAATTTTAAAAATACACATCCTTTCTTGGCTGAAAAAGTTTTTGAAAAATTACAGGAAAAGCAAAAAAGAAAGAATATTTACGATTTAGAGAAAGAGTTATTTGAGTTGTCGGACTTTGTTATTATTGTACTTGAAAGCAATAGCTCATTCTGTGAGCTTGGGGCATTTTCACACCGAATAGAATTAAGAAAAAAACTTATAGTCATTAACGATAAAAAATTCATTGATTCCAAGTCATTTATAAATACAGGGCCACTTGATCTTATAATGGACGAGGATAGAGATGAGGAGAGGGTTCTTTGGTATAAAATGAGCAATACTGATTATGCTGCTGACAGTATTGGCGACACTTATGAAGATCTAGAAAAGTTGGTTAATGGTATTAAGGGAAAAAATAGACAAAAAATTATCTTGAACCATGCATCGATGTCGAAAAGACAAATGCTATTCTTATGTGACTTAATTACTCTTTGTGGTCCAATTCGAAATAAAGAAATAATTGAAATTTTGAAAATTGTTTTTGGAAATCATGACTTCATTAATTTTACAACGATGCTGGCCTTGTTGGAAACTGTAGGCTTAATAAGCTACGACGAAAAAGAATTATACTACTCTAAGGTAGAAAATCTATTCTTTGAGTATAGGGGATTAAAAATTGCGAGTTTTAAATCTGCCTTTAGATTAAACGCACTACGAGAATTAAGACTATGA
- a CDS encoding reverse transcriptase domain-containing protein, protein MIKSHILELMMKDLSLTEADINQIIYKNKIYRRFLIKKRSGGFRLIHSASPEAKMIQVWLARRFFARLDKSSHAFAFRKNCSVIKNANSHKDNLYLLKYDVKDFFPSITYSHFMKFLNYNKSIYSKEEQDDFKMLEYLVKSFCFLKERTLPQGFCSSPIISNSFMGYFDIQIENALKQISPDCTFTRYADDISISFNTLSKRKEINDFIVNFFSSTSCPFKLNQDKTRFGKRKSGSMFVNGIKICENGRLTIHRDYKDKIRRLFYSYGKKKLPNSEKLALLGHLYYLRSVDPFYFNKLFKKNLILIKELRTEISDLKKNSKQIISAS, encoded by the coding sequence ATGATAAAAAGCCATATTCTTGAATTAATGATGAAAGACCTATCCTTAACGGAAGCCGATATAAATCAAATTATTTATAAAAATAAAATTTACAGAAGATTTCTTATAAAAAAACGATCTGGTGGATTTAGGTTAATCCATAGTGCGTCTCCGGAAGCAAAAATGATTCAAGTTTGGCTTGCAAGAAGATTTTTTGCCCGATTGGATAAAAGTAGTCATGCATTTGCATTTCGAAAGAATTGTTCAGTTATAAAAAATGCAAATTCACATAAAGATAATTTATATTTACTTAAGTATGATGTTAAAGATTTTTTTCCATCCATAACATACTCTCATTTTATGAAATTCTTAAATTATAATAAGTCTATTTACTCGAAAGAGGAGCAAGATGATTTTAAAATGCTAGAGTATTTGGTTAAAAGTTTTTGCTTTCTTAAAGAAAGAACGCTGCCTCAAGGTTTTTGTAGTTCTCCAATTATTTCTAATTCATTCATGGGGTATTTTGACATACAAATTGAAAATGCTTTAAAGCAAATATCTCCAGATTGTACTTTCACTCGCTATGCAGATGATATCTCTATTTCATTTAACACTTTGTCCAAGAGAAAAGAAATCAATGACTTTATTGTCAATTTCTTTTCTAGTACGTCATGTCCATTTAAGTTAAATCAGGATAAAACGCGCTTTGGTAAACGTAAGTCTGGCTCCATGTTTGTCAATGGTATTAAAATTTGTGAAAATGGTCGCCTTACAATTCATAGGGATTATAAAGATAAAATCAGAAGATTGTTTTATTCGTATGGTAAAAAAAAATTACCTAATTCCGAAAAGTTAGCCCTCTTAGGGCATTTATATTATCTACGTTCAGTAGATCCATTCTATTTTAATAAGCTATTTAAGAAAAACCTCATACTAATTAAAGAGTTAAGAACGGAAATTTCTGATCTTAAAAAGAATAGTAAGCAAATTATTTCTGCTAGTTAA